GTGCTACTTTGACTATAGATCAGCTAAAGAACTGGGTCACAGCGGTTAATAACCAGGAGTATAAACAATGTTACGAAAATGCAAAGCTATACGTGTCGAGTTTGATAAGTTCCAAGGGGAAGTATAATTCGAGAGAATTTGGGATTGACTTAGCTACAAAGATTTTATTTGCCAAGTCTGATTTGCTCTCAATTTTAATCAATTCTAGAGTACACCAGTACTTGGAATTTCAGTCACTTTCAAACTTCCATACTTATGAAAATGACAACTTCGAAAGGTTGAATAATTCAAAGCAAAAGATATTTACCGATCAGTCTTTGCCTTTAATGACCAAACGAAATTTGATGCGGTTTTTAAAATTCGTATTAGATTGGGATAAGGAGCCTGCTGTGTGGCAGGACTACGTAAATAGACCGATTACGCAGTTTTTGGAGGAGAAGTTTAAGCTAGAAAAGCCCCATATTTCAGAATTGGTGTTTTCGATTGGATTATGCTACAATCATAATACCACCACCCCAAATGGACTACAAAGGATTCGTCGGTACTTGACTAGTTTTGATGTTTATGGGCCATTTCCTGTGCTCTATTCCAAGTATGGTGGCCCTGGTGAGCTTTCTCAAGGATTTTGTAGGTCTGCTGCAGTTGCTGGTGCGACATACAAGTTGCAGCACAAATTGGTATCTTACGATCCAAATACCAGAGTGGCTACTTTTCAAGATGGCTCTCGGGCACAGGTGACTGAGCGAATTGTTGTTTCACCGACACAAAGTCCTGAAAATAGTAAAAACTTACCCGAACAAAAATACGAAGTTCAACATTTGACTTGCATAGTTGAAAAGGAATGTTCAGAGTGGTTTGGGGAGAATGAAAACGCAGCTATTGTTGTTTTCCCTCCTGGATCTTTGAAGACGAACAACAAAGAAGCCGTTCAGGCATTAATTTTGGCCTCTGGGAGTGAAATCTGTCCTAAGAGCACCTGTATCTGGTACTTATCTACAACCGAAACGGGCCTGCGTGGTGAAATGGACCTAGATGCGACTCTGGAGGCGATGGAAGCCAGCATTATTCGAGAATCATCGAATCTATCAGAAAAGGACGATCTTTTCGGGGTTTCTTCAGATGGTACACCTGTGGTAAACTCCGTAAAGCTAGGCCAATCTTTCAAGGAATACATCCCCCGGGAGGGTTTACACTTTTTGCTGAAGCTTTACTACAGGCAGTTTACATCTACCCCTCCATTTGAGGTCGTGAATCCGTCTCTCTTCGATTTAGAgtcaaaatcaaaatatacagTGGGCGCTAGTGATAATGGTGTCCTATATACCGCAATGCCTTCAGGCGAGATCTCTTACGACGAAGCCATTACTGCTGCCAAGGTTCTTTACGAGAAAATAGTGGgtagtgatgatgatttctttgatgtagactttgaagatgaagaggatcAAGCCTGGGATGAAAAGACCTACGACGAATCTGCCATCAcggatgatgaagatgacgCAAATATGTTAGAGGCGGACACTATGGAATTTGCCGGAAAGATGGAAATATGATTGCAGTGCGGTTGTTATGGTTTTTCCAATAGAGACAAGTTGAgagttttttttaatttgtgCGTTATAACAATGTGTTGTCTGTTAATTAAAGCTTCGGTCCCTCTTTGAGAGAATCAGgtccatttttgaaagaaaatagacaaaaacaaaagttgTTAGTTATTATTGTACATAGATAATGGTTTCCCTTGTAAACTATTCGTGTTCAAGCCAAACCTTTCCTATACATCGTTCATTTCTAAGAGatggtatatatagagTTTGGTTAAAGTGGATATGTAAATTCCATACGTGTGTATACCTGTTTACAGATTGTATTTTTACTCCATATGTGTGACTGTTAATCCGTACATCATGAATATTGACTCATGTACAAAGCCCAATCACCCCCATAAACAGTTGTTTTCGTGTTACAGATAGCTCAAAAAACAGGCACAATCCAGTAACACTCACCGTGAACGAACGCTGTAACTGATGGAACTGAAAAATGAATACGAAAgctcttcttctctttgATGAGATAACGTTTTGTTAGCTTCATTTATGATCCCCACGGAGCGGTAATACTGTCGAAGAAGTCACTAGTTTAAGAATgtctgaagttgaagaagtcCAACAAGTTCCAGTTGAACAGCAAGAAGTTACTATCGAAGATGCTTTGAAAGTTGTCTTAAGAACTGCTTTGGTCCACGACGGTTTGGCTAGAGGTTTGAGAGAATCTGCCAAGGCCTTGACCAGAGGTGAGGCTCAATTGGTTGTTTTGGTTGAATCTGTTACCGAAGACAACATTATCAAGTTAGTCGAAGGTTTAGCTAACGACCCGGAGAACCAAGTTCCTTTGATTAAGGTTGCTGATGCCAAGCAGTTGGGTGAATGGGCTGGTTTGGGTAAGATCGACCGTGAGGGTAACGCCAGAAAGGTTGTTGGTGCCTCTGTTGTCGTCGTCAAGGATTGGGGTAGTGACACAGCTGAAAGAGAAATCATCTTGGACCATTTCTCCCAACAATAGATAACTGACGTAATGAGTACTATATTTCTGtaattttataaaaacatacgttatatatacttgTTCATTATTGATATAGGAGTTTCTTAATCTTTAAATTTCCATGTTTCTCTATTGGGGATGCTATGTACTGTAGTCTTGTTTTTAGAAGAAGAGAGGAATGTTGGTGGAGGGTGCTGGATGGTAGGAATCGTCGGTGTTCGTCTCTTGAGCGGATACATTTGTAGGTTTCTTGAATCCAAGGAGGTTTTCAGAATCCTTTTCAACGTTTGATATGTGGGAACCTTCGGCTGCAGTACATTTAGATAATGTAATCTTCTGTGTCGTTGACGTTGTCAttagaagatgaatatCTCTTACATCGACATCATCAGCGGCAGCTTTTTCCAACAGTGAGACTTCAATCACAATTCCCGGATATTCGATAGGTAGATTGTTTCTGTTTGCAGTAGCCGGTTTTTTATCGGCCATTAAGACGTCATTGGTTTGactcaaaatatttatggTCAAAAGTCCGTGTACGTCTCGTCTAATCAATACTTTGCTAGCAATTTTGGTGCTTAATCTTAACTTGTCGAGAGAggaaaaatcaaacattCCAATTACTGGCGAGTCATGAACTATGGTAGTTGAGTCGCTATCGTAGATTTCAAGTTTTTCCAATATCGACCTTTCACTTGGTAAAATAATCTTAGAGAAGCCTAGTTGACTCTTGGAAATCAATGCAAATATAGGGCGTGTATGAGTATTTGTCAcagtgtatatataacagTCTTTACAGCCTATCTCTtttaaatctttcaacGCACTATGCAAGATGTCACCTTTAATAATACATTCAAAGTCGAGTCGCGTCCTGTCCAGCTCCAGGCCCGTACtatcaatatcattcaACAAGTAGGTGGAatattcaactttttcagTAATCATGCTATCTTCCAGTATAATGACAAATGGGTATCCATCCCCATTATACGATAAAGTGCATTCCATAACATCATCTTTGTCTCTATTGGCTACACTCACTGTATCTAATATATGGTTAACTTTCATCGATAATTTAACATGAGAGTCTTCGTCTTCGCCATCGGCATCGCCGCGATAGTTATAGTATTGAAATAACTCCTTTGACAGAAATAATTGGATCTTAATAGAATGATTATTTTCACAAGCAAAGGAGAGCCCGTCTCGATCAATTGTTATGATCACATCGTCGCGTTGACCAAAAGGTGTTAGACAATTAAGCGCAGTCATCATATGGTCTAAATGTATAGTGGTAGCCGAAAACAGTACACTATctaatatcattattaaacTTTAACCCGTTAAATGAAAGAACCCTTATGACTGTTGTAGGCTCTGTGTTTCTTCTCTGAAATGATGccaaattaaaaaacatGTTTAAGGCGCTTATcccaaatatttcaaaaatgttGTTTTGAAGTCTTCTCTTTCGCCCTTTAAAACCTTACACACATTAACCAACTGTACTAAAagtaataaaacaaaatacaaGGAGGTATCGTATATGGTAGCTGAGCGAAGAACGAGTAGGATCCTAAAACCGTTGGTTGCAGTGGCTGGGTTTGCTCTCGCTGCTGGGGTGATAGTCTATTCATATTGGAACAGTTCGGATACACCTGAGAAGAAGCGAAACTATAAAGAGTATCGAAGGAAGTGTATCATATGGAGCCCGGCAGTTGAACAATCGAGTAATTTAGAGACCATACTTCTTGAGGATAGTGTAATTCTAATACCCCCTGAATCTGGAAGCTTGCAGGATTTACTGGCTGTGGGGAACGAGAATGCTTACAAAATCATCAAGTGCGATACATGGCAAGGTGTGTGGTCATGTGTTCGCCATCTACGTGCACACTACCTACTACTAAAGGAGTGTGAGATACCTGAAGCTATTCCGGTAGATATTCTGAATTATGTGAATAAGATAATCAGCATTTAGTTACATCGTGTGTATATGCtacaatatataaatatatagatgACTTTATCATGTATTAATGAGATTCTAAGGCTGTGTAGCGTCCCTCCCCGTGATATCTCTTCTCTTTCCGAATACAACGGCTTCCGTCGCTTGATTTGCACCTTTCATGTATCCGTATTCAGTGGTGCTCCAGCCTGCAGACTGTAAGTGGCCGGGTTTAGGCTTTACTGAGGGTCGCGGCCGTTTAGTGGTCAACTGCGGACCCACAACGGTAAACCGATCAGGGTGTTTCTTATTTGCATATCTAGacaaagatttcaaagtCTGATACACACTTTCGGGGTCCTTTTCTTCATATAAGTCTACTGTTTGGAAGAATTCATCTTCTGGCACCCCGTAATTCCTGGCAAAGCTTAAAAACAGGCTGATTTGTTCCATCTGGACGAAAGGCATTGCAGACTGTCTCCATTTTATTAGCTTTGACTTGTTAGAGTCTGCTGCTTGTAAAATATTTGCTAGCTTGCAAAGAACGATACCATTCTTTAATGTCTCGACCATAGAATCCGGGGGAACTGCCTCTCCTATAACAGAAAATACCCATCTCTTGATTTCATTGATTGcattttcatcaaactTACTATTTCTTAGTTCACGGAGGTCTTCATCTAACGATGTAACATCAGGTTTCATGCCGTAACTCATCTTCTTGGTTCCTACATTCGCATTCTTACCTTAATAGTAACAGTAGCTccttatatttttgaatatggaaagaaaaagattaGAGAACAAACTTAGCGATGACCTTTGACGcatattaaataaatacctgaacaaacaaaaaaaactagaaaacttttcaacGATGAACAAAGTAGCAATACgaaaaattatataaaGGGATGAGATGCACCAGATCTAACTGCATATAACCAGGTGGGACAAGAAAGAAACATATTTATGCAGCCGGATGCAGCTGGTGTTCCCATCGTTATCGAACCCGTAATGTTGTAAAATGGGCAAATATCGAAGGcgagaaaaaaaaagatggATGTATATGCCCTTTAATTGTATTTGAATTTTGCCctgtttttttttattatattatttttaattgcATTCATAGTGTCAAAAGATCATAGTTTGATAGACTCAATTAAATGCTTCACAATACCTGGGTTAGATAAGGTGGAGACATCGCCCAACTGGTCTGCTTCACCAGCCAAAATCTTCCTCAAGATACGTCGCATGATTTTCCCAGATCTAGTTTTTGGCAAGTCGTCTACAAGGACTATTAATTTTGGGGCTGCAAATGGACCGATATCCTTTCTGACTATCAATATCAAGTGTCTCTTGATATCTTGCAATTCCCTTTCACTCGCAGTAGCCCAGCTGCTTTTCTGTTCCAATACCACAAAGGCAGCGATAGCTTGTCCTGTTAAATCGTCAGAGAAGCCTACAACGGCACATTCAGCGACCATTCCTTCCTCAATTATTGCCGCTTCAATTTCAGCTGTGGATAGACGATGACCAGAGACGTTTACGACATCGTCTACACGCCCAAGGATCCATATGAAGCCATCTTTGTCACGAGCTGCACCATCTCCGGTGAAATAATAACCTGGGTAAGGCTTTAGATAGGTTTCCAAATATCTATCGTGGTTGTTCCAAATGGTCCTTGTGAAAGAGGGCCATGGTCGCTTTACAGCTAATATACCCTCGACGTTAGGTCCAATCAATTCTTCACCGGTGTTGGGGTCGAGAATTACAGCGTCAATTCCAAAGAAAGGGAAGCCTGCAGCTCCTGGTTTCATCGGTGTCGAGCCACCAGCCAACGGGGTAATCAAATGCGCGCCGGATTCCGTTTGCCAATAAGTGTCTATTATTGGGATTTCATTTTTACCAATACTGGACGAATACCATTCCCAAACCTCAGCAGCAATTGGCTCCCCAACAGACCCTAATGAACGCAAACTCTTTAATGAATACCCTTCGACGTAGCTGTCACCAGCCCGTTTCAAAAACCGCAAGGCTGTTGGTGCTACGTAAAACTGGGTTACCTTATACTTGTCGACAATCTGCCAATACCTCGAGAATGTCGGATAAGCAGGGGTCCCTTCGAACACGACCGTGGTGCACCCAGTAAACAACGGGCCGTAGATAACATATGTGTGACCAGTGATCCATCCGATGTCACCGGCCGTGAAGAATATGTCTTCCTTGTGAACATCAAAAGAATAACGCATACTCAAGTATGCCTGTAATAAATATCCCGCAGTGGAGTGTTGGACGCCCTTGGGGGCACCTGTGGAGCCGGAGGTGTACAACAAGAATAACGGGTGTTCAGAATCCACAGGCTCGCAGGGGCAATATGgtttgtattttttaacttctgTATCCCAGTCCAAATCTCTACCACTAGTGTAAGCAACCATTGGGCTGTTGGTACGCTTATAAACCAAGACATGCCTGACATTAGGCGCCTCTTTGACAGCATCGTCCACAATACGTTTGGTTTCAACAGTCTTTCCGCCTCTCTTGGATTCATCGGTCGTAATAACAACCTGAGAGTTGGCATCATTGATACGGTCCCTCAAAGAGTTGGACGAGAAGCCTGCAAAGATGACAGAATGCACTGCGCCGATACGTGAGATGGCCAACATGGTGATCAACGCTTGCGGGATCATGGGCATGTAAACAGCCACTGTATCGCCCTTGCGCACACCCATCGAATACTGCAAGACTTGCGCAACTTTACAAACTTGCTCCAACAACTCCTTGTACGTCAACTGACAACCCTGGTTAGGTTCATCGGCCTCATAGATGATGGCAACGCTATCCGGATCCCTCATGGCGTGTCTGTCGACCATGTTGTAACACGCATTCAACTGCCCGTTAATGAACCAGACATTATTGTCAAACGACGGCAACCCGTCCTTGCCGGCAAGGAAAACTTGATCGAAGGGCCTGAACCAATCGATAAAATTACGTGCATGGTCACCAAAAAACCGCTCCGGATCGTCCATAGAGTCCGCATACAACTTCTTATACTCCTCAAAACTCGCAATGTGTGGCTTGTAGTGAGGTGCTACCCTTGGAGAAAGCCGATTCACTATAGACTTCTGTTGAACAATATCCACAGACGTAAGATGCTCGTACTCCTTTGGCAAGCGTCCGCCATCATTCAGCTCCGCCTCAACCTCCATTTTCGAACCACTACCACCATCCTGCAGCAAGCCCCCAACACCGACAGCATCCCCCCTGTCACGTCCGTTCGCTTCCACTCCTGATGTCGTTACCATCTCTCCTTCGCTTTTCTCTTGTTTCTTGTGTGTATCCTATCCTAACCTGTAAAGATCGCGCCACCAAAGCTTCCCCCAAGAGGCACTTTTATCTAAGATCCACCGAACCCAAAACTTCCTTCAcctttaaaaagaaaatctaCTTCCGTAGGTTGCCTCCTGCGTGTCGCTGCCCTTCTTGTCTCTGAAGGATGATGACTCAAGAACAGCACAAAAACAATCAATCCAACGAATCTCCTCTTACCCGCTACTTATCTTCGTACCCAACCAACCCCCCCCGCCCACTTGTCACTCCCACCTGAAAACGATATTTCCTTCCGATCATACAacacatacatacatacatacatacagACACTACAAAAACTACTGCCCAACAAAACTGCACCCCCACGAAGCCAACCTGCGACGGTATATATTCCTACAGAGAAACCACCACTGCTCTGTTATCTTGCTTGACCTTAGCATCCCACAACAAATCCCATTTCCTGTCCCCCTTGCCTCTTTTCTCTCCTTTCCACCGCCCCTACCGCCCTCTAACTAAATCGTTGTCGCTTGTCAGGGATGCCCAGGGGAGGGAAAGCCCCGAGCACACCACAGCACAGACACACGGAGCTGACACGAGTCGTTGCCCGTTCGCTGGTCTCCACAGTACCCTGGTGGGAACGCAAACGCTTATATATGACTCTTATCACCAGATCAGCGCGTGAAAGGACACCACGCGCCCGGGCGCGTGACGATAAATGCATACCGTGGATGTGCTTTAAACGAATATTATTCGTGTTATGGAATCCGTGGTTATGGAATTTCCGTTCACAGTGATGTGAAATGTTTCTTTTCTGTATGATGGTGCACGGGCGGAACAGGCTATTTTTGGACGCTTTTCCGCACGGTGTCCCAAAAATGGTTCAGAGAAGACTTCGTAGGGAGCGGAGAGCTGGTAGGCGACTGCGCCGCGCCGCCCAActggaaaaaaaagaattcgACAATAAAATGTGATTAGACATCTTAAAACACATCTCATACAAATGTTACAAGACAGGCAAAAGGCAGAGACGTAGAAGTTGGAAAACAGAGGAAATAAC
This Eremothecium cymbalariae DBVPG#7215 chromosome 5, complete sequence DNA region includes the following protein-coding sequences:
- the MRS6 gene encoding GTPase-activating protein MRS6 (similar to Ashbya gossypii ADR413C), which produces MNTERRVSMAERRPSLMKCNTDLYRTPLVVPPLAGIEDPLPETTPEKVDVVIAGTGLVESILAAALSWQGSTVLHIDANTYYGDTSATLTIDQLKNWVTAVNNQEYKQCYENAKLYVSSLISSKGKYNSREFGIDLATKILFAKSDLLSILINSRVHQYLEFQSLSNFHTYENDNFERLNNSKQKIFTDQSLPLMTKRNLMRFLKFVLDWDKEPAVWQDYVNRPITQFLEEKFKLEKPHISELVFSIGLCYNHNTTTPNGLQRIRRYLTSFDVYGPFPVLYSKYGGPGELSQGFCRSAAVAGATYKLQHKLVSYDPNTRVATFQDGSRAQVTERIVVSPTQSPENSKNLPEQKYEVQHLTCIVEKECSEWFGENENAAIVVFPPGSLKTNNKEAVQALILASGSEICPKSTCIWYLSTTETGLRGEMDLDATLEAMEASIIRESSNLSEKDDLFGVSSDGTPVVNSVKLGQSFKEYIPREGLHFLLKLYYRQFTSTPPFEVVNPSLFDLESKSKYTVGASDNGVLYTAMPSGEISYDEAITAAKVLYEKIVGSDDDFFDVDFEDEEDQAWDEKTYDESAITDDEDDANMLEADTMEFAGKMEI
- the SCP1 gene encoding Scp1p (similar to Ashbya gossypii ADR409W), with the translated sequence MKPDVTSLDEDLRELRNSKFDENAINEIKRWVFSVIGEAVPPDSMVETLKNGIVLCKLANILQAADSNKSKLIKWRQSAMPFVQMEQISLFLSFARNYGVPEDEFFQTVDLYEEKDPESVYQTLKSLSRYANKKHPDRFTVVGPQLTTKRPRPSVKPKPGHLQSAGWSTTEYGYMKGANQATEAVVFGKRRDITGRDATQP
- the PEX22 gene encoding ubiquitin-protein transferase activating protein PEX22 (similar to Ashbya gossypii ADR410C); this translates as MVAERRTSRILKPLVAVAGFALAAGVIVYSYWNSSDTPEKKRNYKEYRRKCIIWSPAVEQSSNLETILLEDSVILIPPESGSLQDLLAVGNENAYKIIKCDTWQGVWSCVRHLRAHYLLLKECEIPEAIPVDILNYVNKIISI
- the ACS1 gene encoding acetate--CoA ligase 1 (similar to Ashbya gossypii ADR408W): MVTTSGVEANGRDRGDAVGVGGLLQDGGSGSKMEVEAELNDGGRLPKEYEHLTSVDIVQQKSIVNRLSPRVAPHYKPHIASFEEYKKLYADSMDDPERFFGDHARNFIDWFRPFDQVFLAGKDGLPSFDNNVWFINGQLNACYNMVDRHAMRDPDSVAIIYEADEPNQGCQLTYKELLEQVCKVAQVLQYSMGVRKGDTVAVYMPMIPQALITMLAISRIGAVHSVIFAGFSSNSLRDRINDANSQVVITTDESKRGGKTVETKRIVDDAVKEAPNVRHVLVYKRTNSPMVAYTSGRDLDWDTEVKKYKPYCPCEPVDSEHPLFLLYTSGSTGAPKGVQHSTAGYLLQAYLSMRYSFDVHKEDIFFTAGDIGWITGHTYVIYGPLFTGCTTVVFEGTPAYPTFSRYWQIVDKYKVTQFYVAPTALRFLKRAGDSYVEGYSLKSLRSLGSVGEPIAAEVWEWYSSSIGKNEIPIIDTYWQTESGAHLITPLAGGSTPMKPGAAGFPFFGIDAVILDPNTGEELIGPNVEGILAVKRPWPSFTRTIWNNHDRYLETYLKPYPGYYFTGDGAARDKDGFIWILGRVDDVVNVSGHRLSTAEIEAAIIEEGMVAECAVVGFSDDLTGQAIAAFVVLEQKSSWATASERELQDIKRHLILIVRKDIGPFAAPKLIVLVDDLPKTRSGKIMRRILRKILAGEADQLGDVSTLSNPGIVKHLIESIKL
- the RPS12 gene encoding 40S ribosomal protein eS12 (similar to Ashbya gossypii ADR412C); translation: MSEVEEVQQVPVEQQEVTIEDALKVVLRTALVHDGLARGLRESAKALTRGEAQLVVLVESVTEDNIIKLVEGLANDPENQVPLIKVADAKQLGEWAGLGKIDREGNARKVVGASVVVVKDWGSDTAEREIILDHFSQQ
- the RAD17 gene encoding Rad17p (similar to Ashbya gossypii ADR411W) produces the protein MILDSVLFSATTIHLDHMMTALNCLTPFGQRDDVIITIDRDGLSFACENNHSIKIQLFLSKELFQYYNYRGDADGEDEDSHVKLSMKVNHILDTVSVANRDKDDVMECTLSYNGDGYPFVIILEDSMITEKVEYSTYLLNDIDSTGLELDRTRLDFECIIKGDILHSALKDLKEIGCKDCYIYTVTNTHTRPIFALISKSQLGFSKIILPSERSILEKLEIYDSDSTTIVHDSPVIGMFDFSSLDKLRLSTKIASKVLIRRDVHGLLTINILSQTNDVLMADKKPATANRNNLPIEYPGIVIEVSLLEKAAADDVDVRDIHLLMTTSTTQKITLSKCTAAEGSHISNVEKDSENLLGFKKPTNVSAQETNTDDSYHPAPSTNIPLFF